The Paenibacillus spongiae nucleotide sequence GATTTTTTCTTTTTGCAGATCAGAAAGTATACGTTCTACGCAGAGGCTGTTCTGAACTTGTACTGAGGAAGAAATATACTTCGCCGCAGCGGCCGGCGAAGTATATTTCTTTTCACTCGAGCTGCAACCCTTTCGCCGGATTTGGCGTCATGAGAATAAATGGTTCAGTTAGTCAAATTTGCTCGTGTACGACTGAGGGGGATGAATGTGCAGCTAGGTTGGAAAGCGCTTATCGTGATTAGTCTCATCGGTTTGCTCATAGGCTGCGAGACGAAGGCAGGGAATGAAGTGGGAGGATTGGAGGCTATCCCAAGCCCCGACCGCAATGAAGTGCCGAGCTTGAAGCTTTCAATCGGTTCGAAGTCGGTGCCGAAAGTTACAGGAGGCTTCGAGTGGACCGCCAAACATGGCAATACCGAGACTACGACCAAGACCGATGCCGAGCCTGTACGAAGCGGCCTAAAGAAGCTGGATGCGGCGAAGGCTGATCCGGGAGCATTGTTGAACATCGATTTCGACTACAAACCGCAGCGGTTGAACGTTTACCGGTGGGAAGGGGAGGGCGATGTCATTCAAGTACCTGTAGAACAGGATACGGTCACGCTGCCTTCCGAAGCTGGCGTGTATATGTTCAAGCTGAAGGCGGAATGGGAGGAGGGAGATCTATCATTCGGTACGAAAATCGAGATTGTCGAGTCTTCTTCATCTTCCGGGAATGAAGTTGTATCCGGCGGCGTCATCGATATTCACGGCAATGTCGAGAATGTTGAGCTGTTGGATTCGTTCCTGGCCGGCGGGCTGGAGCGGCTGAGAATCACGCATTATACGAAAGAAGGGGATCCTATCTATCATGATTTGACCGCATCACAAGACGGGATCGAGCTTCGGTATGACACGACCGAGGATAAATTCGGTTCTCCGCAGGTGCATACCTATTCATGCGGCCGGCTTGAACGTGCCGAGTCGGATACGGCATTAACCTACACCATGAAGAACTGTTCGGGTAAACAGAAGGATATCGAAGTGCTTCAGATTGATTATGACCTGTCGAAGCAGGACTATTTTGCCTTCGCGCTTCAATATGGCGTGGGGGAGCGGAATGTGATCGATACGATCCAGGGCAGGCTGGTGAAAGATTTGCAGAACGGAGAGGTGACGGAGGTTTCGGATTTCAAGCTGAAGCCCGATCAGATGCAGGCCATTTATAAGCAGCTCAAGCTGTCGAACTTTCTCGGCGAGAAAAAGCTCTCGACGGCTTGTAACCGCAAGCCTCACGTCAGCTATTCGCTGCAGGTCAAAATAAACGGCGGCTCCGCCGATTTCAAGTGGTCGGAATGCGATGAGAGCAAGCATGGGAATCAGATGACGAAGATCGCCGAAGAGATCGCCGCCATGGTGGCTTCGACGGACACCTACATGTAATTGCCGGAAGTGAGAGGACATTATGAATAAATCGCCTTCCAATACCCCCATAAACTGGTAAAGTGAAACGAATCTTATTTACGAGACAATTCGGATTCATTATTTATCGAGAGGAGCGATGTTGAATGAAGAAGTGGTTAGCCGGTTTTCTCGTAATCATGCTGCTATTATCCGGCGGTACGGCTGCGATGGCACACGGGAATTCGGGGAAGAAAGGGGATCACGGGAATAAGCATAAACACGGAGACAAGTGGAAAGACGATTGCGATGATGTCGTAAAGGGGTTGGAGCATGCGCTTAAGAAAGTGAAGAACGAGAAGGCGAAGGCTGCGATCAAGCAGAACATCGAAGCCCACAAGCTGAAATGTAAAGGCTACGAAGATGATGACGACGATGACGACCATGACGATGACGATGATGATCGTCCTGCATTAACGGATAATCAACGCGTAACCAATGACAAGACGGCCCTTCAGATCCGATATCGTAATGGCGATTCCGCCAGCCGCGTAACGGGGCCAATCGTACTCGATACGAAAGGAAAATATGGATCGAGCATTCAGTGGAGCTCGAATAAGCCCGAAGTCATCTCCAATAATGGTCAGAACGTCAAGCGTCCGTCCGGAACGGATGAAACGGTCGTCATGACGGCGACGATTCGCTATAAGAAAGCACAAGCGGTCAAGTCGTTCACGCTGCGGGTTGCCGCAAACGCCTCCACATTGACAGATGCCCAAAGAGTCGAGCAGGACAAAGCCGCGCTGCAGATAGCGTTCAACGGCTCGGATTCGGCATCGAGTGTCACTCAGCCGCTCAAGGAGCTGCCGGTCAAGGGCAAGAACGGATCGACGATAACATGGCATTCAGGGGCGCCGAACATCATTTCAACCGACGGGAAGACGGTTAACCGTCCTGCGGCAGGCACAGGCGATGCGCTTGTGGCGCTGACGGCAGTCATTCAGTATCAAACGGCAGCCGACGTCAAGATGTTTCAGCTGACCGTCAAGCCGTACATGAATGATGCAGACCGGGTGGCCGCCGACAAAGCGGCATTGGCGATCGATTATGGCGGGAGCGATAATGCCTCGAGCGTAACCCGTCCATTCGACTCGCTGCCGGCAAAAGGAGTGAACGGCTCGGCGATTGTCTGGACTTCGAGCGATCCGGCCGTCATCTCGCATGACGGCAAGACGGTGCGCCGTCCTGTGAATGGCGCCGGCGATATCGGCGTCGTCCTTACGGCTGCCATACATGCAGGGAGCATAACGGATTACAAGATTTTCGTTGTCACGGTGAAACAGGAATTTACGACTGCAGAGAAGATTGCAGCCGATAAGGCGGAGCTTGCCATTGTTTTCGCCGATAAGGATTCCGCGGTCAGCGTTACGAAGCCGATCGGTTTGCCGCCGAAGGGGTATTATGGAAGTACGATCGCGTGGTATTCAAGCAATCCGTCCATCATGTCCAATACCGGATCGGTTTTGAATCGTCCGGCTAAAGGTCAAGGGGATGCGACCGTTACGATGACGGCTGTGATCAGCAATAACGGGATGACGGATTTGAAGTCTTTCGTAATCAAAATCAAACAAATGTCCTAATAAAAGAAATGAGCATTGGAGCCCGGGCTACCCTGGCTCCTTTTTTTGTGCAATGTAATGGTGCAGTTCACGGTTTGCAATCCGGAGTTCACAGTTCACAGTTCACAGTTCACAGTTCATAGTTCGAAGACTATCTCCCATTTCGCTGTTTGATCAGATCGGACGGAGCGTGGCCCGCAATTTTTTTGAATACCCGATTGAAGTACGGCGGATCGCAAAACCCGAGAGCATCCGATACTTCGGTTATCGTCATGTTCGTCTGCAGCAGCAAGTCGCGGGCGGTTGTGATCCGGATATGATGCATGAATTCAATCGGCGTTTGCCCCATGGTCTCTTTAAATATCGTCGTGACATAGTTTGGCGTTCGGTTCACCAGCTGTGCCAGATCCTGAATACGAATCTCTTCCTTATAATGACGGACGATGTAATGCTCGATTGTCCTTGCCATTGCCGCTTTATGCGCGGGAACGTCACGCTGCTCCAGCTCCTGCATTAACATGCCCAGCAATTCCATCAGAATGCCGGCGCATATCATTTCGCGGAAGGCCGATGGACTCAGCCACATCCGATATAACGACGAGAACCGCTGCCGCAAATATTCAAACCCTTTGGGACGAAACAGCCGGTATCCGGCACCTTCCATGATCGGGATGAAGGGAGCTTCATAAGACTCGGGGAGCTGAAATATTGCCGCGTACTTCTGATGCAGCACGGCGGGGTCGTGATATCCGGCACGAACGGTACCCGGGAAGATCAGCAGCACATCACCCTTCGTCAAATCGACGGACGTCGAATCCAACTCGTAGGTTAAGCTGCCGCCGGTGACTAACGCCAATATCGGATCCTCGGTCATACGGCTTGAAACCTGCCAATGCTCCATTCGGTCATCGAAAAAGACAGCTTTGAGTCCCATCATCTTCTGTTCACCTCTGCAGAAATAACGTTAGCCTTGAAAGCATTATCATTGTAGAATCATCCAACTCATTGTTGTTTTATTTATGGTCGTTGTCAAGTGGAGGACATACGATAGATACATAAAGATGAGGCTGCCTTACTAAGGGGGATGTGGAAGTGAGTGTTCATTTCGTGGCTGAAGTGGAAGAAATCCCGGAAGGCCATCGGAAAATCGTGCAAGTGGGGAAACGTTCAATTGGGATTTTCAATATCCGGGGGGAGTATTACGCGCTGCTCAATTATTGCCCTCATTACGGTGCCGAGCTGTGTAAGGGAATCGTGAGCGGAACGACGATGGAGTCGAAGGTGTATGAATACATTTACGGGAAGGATCAAGAAATAATCCGCTGTCCATGGCACGGCTGGGAATTCGATATTAAGACAGGCTGCTCGTTGTTCGATGAGAAGGTGAGGGCCAAACGGTACGAGGTTATCGTACAGGAGGGCCGAATCGGCCTCGTGCTTGGAGCATCGTCTTCCGAAGCGAAAGGAGAACAATAGAATGGCGAAACAAGGGATCGATATTATCGATTGCGATGTTCATATCTCATTGAGGGGCGGGCATGACCTGCTGCCGTACATGCCGGATGCCATGAAGAGAAGGCTGCTCGAGTCGGGAACCGGCGCGCTCTACAGCGGGTATTATTCGCCGGTCGGCGTGCCGCGCAAAGACGCAGCTCCCCCTGGCGGCGGTCCGGCGGCATCGGATCCGGATTTTCTGGTCGAGCAGCTCATCGATCAGCATCAAATCGATTACGCGCTTCTAACCGGCACCATGTACGACGTATCCAGCGGTCATGATGCGGATTATGCAGCGGCAATTGTTTCCGCGTACAATGATTATGTGCTCGATCACTGGATCGGCAAGCATCCCTCGTTCAAGGGAACGGTCGCCGTCTCGACGATCGATCCTCAATTGGCAGCGAGGGAGATCGACCGGCTGGGTCAGCATCCTGATATGGTGGCCGTCATTATGTCGAGCGCGGCGCGCATGCCCTTTGGCCAAAGATTCTATCATCCGATCTACGAGGCGGCGGAGCGGCAAGGGCTGCCGGTCATG carries:
- a CDS encoding immunoglobulin-like domain-containing protein; amino-acid sequence: MKKWLAGFLVIMLLLSGGTAAMAHGNSGKKGDHGNKHKHGDKWKDDCDDVVKGLEHALKKVKNEKAKAAIKQNIEAHKLKCKGYEDDDDDDDHDDDDDDRPALTDNQRVTNDKTALQIRYRNGDSASRVTGPIVLDTKGKYGSSIQWSSNKPEVISNNGQNVKRPSGTDETVVMTATIRYKKAQAVKSFTLRVAANASTLTDAQRVEQDKAALQIAFNGSDSASSVTQPLKELPVKGKNGSTITWHSGAPNIISTDGKTVNRPAAGTGDALVALTAVIQYQTAADVKMFQLTVKPYMNDADRVAADKAALAIDYGGSDNASSVTRPFDSLPAKGVNGSAIVWTSSDPAVISHDGKTVRRPVNGAGDIGVVLTAAIHAGSITDYKIFVVTVKQEFTTAEKIAADKAELAIVFADKDSAVSVTKPIGLPPKGYYGSTIAWYSSNPSIMSNTGSVLNRPAKGQGDATVTMTAVISNNGMTDLKSFVIKIKQMS
- a CDS encoding helix-turn-helix domain-containing protein, with translation MMGLKAVFFDDRMEHWQVSSRMTEDPILALVTGGSLTYELDSTSVDLTKGDVLLIFPGTVRAGYHDPAVLHQKYAAIFQLPESYEAPFIPIMEGAGYRLFRPKGFEYLRQRFSSLYRMWLSPSAFREMICAGILMELLGMLMQELEQRDVPAHKAAMARTIEHYIVRHYKEEIRIQDLAQLVNRTPNYVTTIFKETMGQTPIEFMHHIRITTARDLLLQTNMTITEVSDALGFCDPPYFNRVFKKIAGHAPSDLIKQRNGR
- a CDS encoding amidohydrolase family protein, whose product is MAKQGIDIIDCDVHISLRGGHDLLPYMPDAMKRRLLESGTGALYSGYYSPVGVPRKDAAPPGGGPAASDPDFLVEQLIDQHQIDYALLTGTMYDVSSGHDADYAAAIVSAYNDYVLDHWIGKHPSFKGTVAVSTIDPQLAAREIDRLGQHPDMVAVIMSSAARMPFGQRFYHPIYEAAERQGLPVMIHPGTEGAGSTNGPTAAGYPSYYLEWHTCLSQTFMAHLVSLVCEGVFEKYPKLKFVLVEGGVAWLPHLMWRLDKNYKALRSQVPWLKKMPSQYIREHCYLTTQPIEEPDRPGDLITLFNMIDAENMLLFSSDYPHWDFDDPHAILRTMPADMKRKIYYENAKQLFKL
- a CDS encoding DUF4362 domain-containing protein; amino-acid sequence: MQLGWKALIVISLIGLLIGCETKAGNEVGGLEAIPSPDRNEVPSLKLSIGSKSVPKVTGGFEWTAKHGNTETTTKTDAEPVRSGLKKLDAAKADPGALLNIDFDYKPQRLNVYRWEGEGDVIQVPVEQDTVTLPSEAGVYMFKLKAEWEEGDLSFGTKIEIVESSSSSGNEVVSGGVIDIHGNVENVELLDSFLAGGLERLRITHYTKEGDPIYHDLTASQDGIELRYDTTEDKFGSPQVHTYSCGRLERAESDTALTYTMKNCSGKQKDIEVLQIDYDLSKQDYFAFALQYGVGERNVIDTIQGRLVKDLQNGEVTEVSDFKLKPDQMQAIYKQLKLSNFLGEKKLSTACNRKPHVSYSLQVKINGGSADFKWSECDESKHGNQMTKIAEEIAAMVASTDTYM
- a CDS encoding Rieske (2Fe-2S) protein; amino-acid sequence: MSVHFVAEVEEIPEGHRKIVQVGKRSIGIFNIRGEYYALLNYCPHYGAELCKGIVSGTTMESKVYEYIYGKDQEIIRCPWHGWEFDIKTGCSLFDEKVRAKRYEVIVQEGRIGLVLGASSSEAKGEQ